A stretch of the Synechocystis sp. PCC 7338 genome encodes the following:
- the htpG gene encoding molecular chaperone HtpG, protein MAVLEKGNITIHTENIFPIIKKSLYTDHEIFLRELISNAVDAISKRKMAAFASDGAQEVPDPQISLVVDKANKTLSITDNGIGMTADEVKKYINQVAFSSAEEFIEKFQKSANDLIGHFGLGFYSAFMVSQKVEIDTLSYQEGAQAVHWSCDGSPEFELTDSDRQQVGTTVTLTLLDDEQEYLETGRIRQLVKTYSDFMAVPIRFEGETLNKQRAIWKESPQNLTKEDYLEFYRYLYPFQEDPLLWVHLNTDYPFLLNGILYFPKLRPDVDVSKGQIKLFCNQVFVSDHCEEVIPEFLMPLRGVIDSPDIPLNVSRSALTNHRTVRRIADYIAKKVGDRLKSLYDENPEEYLKCWEDIGTFVKFGSLREDKFKQQVEDLLLYRTTYQAEVTEPKVEVLTEDGDAWSDAQQDDGVNPYEKEGYTSLKRYLARNKERHENRVFYCTDQSTQATYVELYKNQGIEVLFMDSFIDTNYFIPFLEKEYSDVKFSRVDSELDQSLIEEDKASDIVDPATNKSRSEQIKEIFEKALNNPNINIKTQSLKSEDPQSTPPAMVLLPEAMRRLQEMTAMMQQQAMAFPEQHVLAINTNHPLIQNILSLSQGSIVTGSGESPSEELAKSLCQHVYDLALMAQKGFDAEGMKGFIERSNAVLTRLTKQ, encoded by the coding sequence ATGGCAGTACTCGAAAAAGGCAATATCACGATCCACACTGAGAATATTTTCCCGATTATTAAAAAGTCTCTCTACACTGACCATGAAATCTTTTTGCGGGAACTGATCTCCAACGCCGTTGATGCCATCAGCAAACGGAAAATGGCGGCCTTCGCCAGTGATGGGGCCCAGGAAGTGCCGGATCCCCAAATCAGCTTGGTGGTAGACAAAGCCAATAAGACCCTTTCCATTACCGATAACGGCATTGGCATGACCGCCGATGAGGTGAAAAAATACATCAACCAAGTGGCCTTTTCCAGTGCGGAGGAGTTCATCGAAAAGTTTCAAAAGTCCGCCAATGATCTGATCGGTCACTTTGGTTTGGGTTTTTATTCCGCTTTCATGGTGTCTCAAAAAGTGGAAATTGATACCCTTTCCTACCAAGAAGGAGCTCAGGCGGTGCATTGGAGTTGTGATGGTTCACCGGAGTTTGAACTAACTGATTCCGATCGCCAACAGGTGGGAACCACCGTTACCCTAACCCTATTGGATGATGAACAGGAATATTTAGAAACTGGTCGCATCCGCCAACTGGTAAAAACTTACTCGGACTTTATGGCGGTGCCCATCCGCTTTGAAGGGGAAACGTTAAATAAACAACGGGCCATCTGGAAGGAATCCCCCCAGAATTTAACCAAGGAAGATTATCTGGAGTTTTATCGCTACCTTTATCCTTTCCAGGAAGATCCTCTACTGTGGGTGCACCTCAACACCGACTATCCTTTTTTGCTCAATGGTATTCTTTATTTTCCCAAATTGCGTCCCGATGTGGATGTGTCCAAGGGGCAAATTAAACTGTTTTGTAACCAGGTTTTTGTCAGTGACCATTGCGAAGAAGTCATTCCCGAATTTTTGATGCCGCTTCGGGGGGTCATTGACAGTCCCGATATTCCCCTCAATGTGTCCCGCAGTGCCCTCACCAACCACCGCACCGTGCGTCGCATTGCCGACTACATTGCCAAAAAAGTAGGCGATCGCCTCAAATCTTTGTACGACGAAAATCCCGAAGAATATTTGAAATGTTGGGAAGACATTGGTACCTTTGTCAAGTTCGGCTCCCTGCGAGAAGATAAGTTCAAACAACAGGTGGAAGATTTGTTGCTCTACCGCACCACCTACCAAGCGGAAGTTACTGAGCCTAAAGTGGAGGTTTTAACCGAAGATGGCGATGCTTGGTCCGATGCCCAACAGGATGATGGCGTTAATCCCTACGAAAAAGAGGGCTACACCAGCCTAAAACGTTACTTGGCCAGGAATAAAGAGCGCCACGAAAATCGGGTTTTCTATTGCACTGACCAGAGCACCCAAGCCACCTATGTGGAACTATATAAAAACCAGGGCATTGAAGTCCTGTTTATGGATTCCTTCATTGATACCAATTACTTCATTCCCTTCTTGGAAAAAGAGTACAGTGACGTCAAATTTTCCCGGGTAGATTCAGAACTGGATCAAAGTCTGATTGAAGAGGACAAAGCCAGCGACATTGTCGACCCTGCCACCAATAAATCCCGCAGTGAGCAAATTAAGGAAATTTTTGAAAAAGCCCTCAACAATCCCAACATCAACATCAAAACCCAATCCCTAAAATCCGAAGATCCCCAATCTACGCCCCCCGCCATGGTGTTGTTACCGGAAGCAATGCGCCGCCTCCAGGAAATGACCGCCATGATGCAACAGCAAGCGATGGCTTTCCCAGAGCAACACGTGCTGGCAATTAACACCAATCATCCTCTGATTCAAAATATCCTTTCCCTCAGCCAAGGAAGTATTGTCACCGGCAGTGGAGAATCCCCCTCAGAGGAATTGGCCAAGTCCCTTTGTCAGCACGTTTATGACCTGGCATTAATGGCCCAAAAAGGTTTTGATGCGGAGGGCATGAAGGGTTTCATTGAACGTTCTAATGCGGTGTTAACCCGTCTGACCAAACAGTAA
- a CDS encoding glucose-1-phosphate adenylyltransferase — protein sequence MCCWQSRGLLVKRVLAIILGGGAGTRLYPLTKLRAKPAVPLAGKYRLIDIPVSNCINSEIVKIYVLTQFNSASLNRHLTRAYNFAGFQEGFVEVLAAQQTKDSPEWFQGTADAVRQYLWLLGEWDVDEYLILSGDHLYRMDYAQFIRRHRETKADITLSVVPVDDKKAPELGLMKIDAQGRVVDFSEKPKGDALRQMQVDTTLLGLSPEKAKLNPYIASMGIYVFKKEVLHNLLEKYENATDFGKEIIPDSAKDYNLQAYLFDDYWEDIGTIEAFYEANLALTKQPHPDFSFYNEDAPIYTRGRYLPPTKMLNATVTESMIGEGCIVKDCRIHHSVLGIRSRIESGCTIEDTLLMGNDFYESSPERESLESNGKCPAGIGPNTTIRRAIIDKNARIGKNVMIVNKENVQEANREELGFYIRNGIVVVIKNVTIADGTVI from the coding sequence GTGTGTTGTTGGCAATCGAGAGGTCTGCTTGTGAAACGTGTCTTAGCGATTATCCTGGGCGGTGGGGCCGGGACCCGCCTCTATCCTTTAACCAAACTCAGAGCCAAACCCGCAGTCCCCTTGGCCGGAAAGTATCGCCTCATTGATATCCCCGTCAGTAATTGCATCAACTCAGAAATCGTTAAAATCTACGTCCTCACCCAGTTTAATTCCGCCTCCCTAAACCGCCATTTGACTAGGGCATACAATTTTGCCGGTTTCCAGGAAGGCTTTGTGGAAGTGCTAGCCGCCCAACAAACCAAGGACAGTCCCGAATGGTTCCAAGGCACGGCTGATGCGGTGCGTCAATATCTTTGGTTGCTGGGGGAATGGGACGTGGATGAATATCTTATTCTCTCCGGCGATCATCTTTACCGCATGGACTATGCCCAGTTTATCCGCCGCCACCGGGAAACCAAGGCCGACATCACCCTTTCCGTTGTGCCTGTAGATGACAAAAAGGCTCCCGAACTAGGTCTGATGAAAATAGACGCCCAAGGGCGGGTCGTTGATTTTTCCGAAAAACCCAAAGGGGATGCCCTGCGCCAGATGCAAGTGGACACCACCCTCCTGGGCTTAAGCCCGGAAAAAGCTAAGCTCAATCCCTACATTGCCTCCATGGGCATTTACGTCTTTAAAAAAGAAGTACTGCACAACCTACTGGAGAAATACGAGAACGCCACGGACTTTGGCAAAGAAATCATTCCCGATTCCGCCAAGGACTATAATCTCCAAGCCTATTTGTTTGATGATTACTGGGAAGATATTGGTACCATTGAAGCTTTCTATGAAGCTAACCTGGCCCTAACTAAACAACCCCATCCTGACTTCAGCTTCTACAACGAAGATGCTCCCATCTACACCAGGGGTCGCTATTTGCCGCCCACCAAAATGCTGAATGCCACCGTGACCGAATCCATGATTGGGGAAGGCTGTATTGTCAAAGATTGCCGCATTCACCACTCTGTTTTAGGCATCCGTAGCCGCATTGAGTCCGGTTGCACTATCGAAGATACCCTGTTGATGGGCAATGACTTTTACGAATCTTCCCCGGAACGGGAATCTTTGGAAAGTAACGGTAAATGTCCCGCCGGTATTGGCCCCAACACCACCATTCGACGCGCCATCATTGATAAAAATGCCCGCATCGGCAAGAATGTCATGATTGTCAACAAGGAAAATGTCCAGGAAGCTAACCGGGAAGAGTTGGGCTTTTACATCCGCAACGGCATTGTGGTGGTAATCAAAAACGTGACGATCGCCGATGGCACGGTAATCTAG
- a CDS encoding TIGR03943 family protein, whose amino-acid sequence MTAPVKAVKSLTQKFAPLRSVLDQLDGLGILAWGVLMLKYSVSGELRLLIHPNYFGLVTVTGFVLLFLGGLRLFQTGRRWLKRARRSGNGNQDSVTHVAVLPLGMGTALLLVTAVMGLFITPSVFSSQLAIQRGISTTLPPTQTQISSFAAQIKPEDRTLVDWVRTISAYPEPDVYAGQKVDVTGFVVHPNYLPDNYLLISRFILTCCAVDAYPVALTVRLEGSRSEYPPDTWLTIQGQMVAATLPSSPDQGRQGGEKRQVVVEAQSVEVVPTPADPYSYAD is encoded by the coding sequence ATGACCGCTCCTGTTAAAGCAGTGAAATCCCTAACCCAAAAGTTTGCCCCTCTCCGGTCTGTCCTAGACCAATTGGACGGCCTGGGCATTCTTGCCTGGGGGGTGTTGATGCTTAAGTATTCTGTCTCTGGGGAACTGAGGCTACTAATTCATCCCAACTACTTTGGACTGGTGACAGTAACGGGCTTTGTCCTGCTGTTTTTGGGCGGCCTAAGGTTGTTCCAAACTGGAAGACGTTGGTTAAAAAGGGCCCGTCGCAGTGGTAATGGCAACCAAGATAGTGTCACCCACGTAGCGGTTTTACCCCTGGGCATGGGCACCGCTCTGTTGTTGGTTACCGCCGTGATGGGGCTTTTTATCACTCCGTCTGTCTTCAGCAGTCAATTGGCCATCCAACGGGGTATTAGTACTACTCTACCTCCCACCCAAACCCAGATATCCAGCTTTGCCGCCCAGATCAAACCGGAAGATCGCACCCTGGTGGACTGGGTCCGCACCATCAGCGCCTATCCAGAGCCGGATGTTTACGCCGGTCAAAAGGTCGATGTGACGGGCTTTGTTGTTCACCCTAACTACTTACCAGATAACTACCTCCTCATTAGCCGCTTTATTCTGACTTGCTGTGCAGTGGATGCTTACCCTGTGGCTTTGACTGTTCGTTTAGAAGGTTCCCGCAGTGAGTATCCCCCTGATACTTGGTTGACCATCCAAGGGCAGATGGTGGCCGCAACCTTACCTAGCTCACCGGATCAAGGTAGACAAGGGGGAGAAAAGCGCCAGGTGGTGGTGGAAGCCCAGTCGGTGGAAGTGGTGCCAACTCCGGCAGATCCCTATAGTTACGCGGATTGA
- a CDS encoding SH3 domain-containing protein → MKGLSGLLQFFIGFILGVALFVGGISLAGYLIFNRFAANPEKPLFPEEQSQPKDDKPSPTGTASPQASPKPSPSPSPTEELPSGAYKAKVIWNGGLNVRTEPDSNSDALVTINYSDEVVVLTTQGEWSKLRVEGTEGWVRSGNLEKLATP, encoded by the coding sequence ATGAAAGGTTTGTCCGGGCTGTTACAGTTTTTCATCGGCTTTATCCTGGGGGTGGCCCTGTTTGTGGGGGGGATTTCCCTGGCAGGCTATTTGATTTTCAACCGTTTTGCGGCTAACCCAGAAAAACCATTATTTCCTGAAGAACAAAGTCAGCCCAAAGATGACAAGCCCTCCCCCACGGGGACAGCGTCGCCTCAAGCATCACCGAAACCGAGTCCTTCCCCTTCCCCCACCGAGGAGCTTCCCTCTGGTGCTTATAAAGCGAAGGTCATTTGGAATGGGGGCTTAAATGTGCGTACTGAGCCTGATTCTAATTCTGATGCCCTTGTTACCATCAACTACAGCGATGAAGTGGTGGTGTTGACCACCCAGGGAGAGTGGTCGAAGTTACGGGTGGAGGGTACCGAGGGATGGGTGCGATCGGGCAATCTGGAAAAATTGGCAACCCCTTAG